A genomic window from Fibrobacterota bacterium includes:
- a CDS encoding TIGR02147 family protein, which translates to MFDYLDYRTFLRDLYESRRAVDPRFSCRYIAQKVGFRSASYFTQVLNGKAGMTTDMALRFAAFLRLDPKESDYLELLVLHQRSKTVKERRRYLERLSSFRGTTAQVVPQENFKFFEKWHHTAILELLYIKPFDGDYKALAKRLRPSIPTAKAQESIELLLKLGMIRKQGGVLVRTDTRNTTTGEAVQAVQVDQFHSSTLQLAARSIEGIPREQRSLSSLTMSLSPEGRKKVEAEILHFRRKIQAIASSDSGENAIHHLGIQLFPMSREI; encoded by the coding sequence GTGTTCGACTACCTCGATTATCGCACGTTCCTGCGCGACCTGTACGAGTCGCGCCGCGCGGTCGACCCGCGATTTTCCTGCCGCTACATCGCCCAGAAAGTAGGGTTCCGCTCGGCGAGCTACTTCACGCAGGTCCTCAACGGCAAGGCGGGAATGACCACCGACATGGCCTTGCGGTTCGCGGCGTTCCTGCGGCTGGACCCCAAGGAGTCCGACTACCTGGAACTGCTCGTGCTCCACCAGAGGTCAAAAACCGTCAAGGAGAGGCGTCGCTACCTCGAACGGCTTTCCTCATTCCGCGGGACCACGGCACAAGTCGTTCCGCAGGAAAACTTCAAGTTCTTCGAGAAATGGCACCACACGGCCATCCTGGAACTCCTGTACATCAAGCCCTTCGATGGCGACTACAAGGCGCTCGCCAAACGCCTGCGCCCCTCCATCCCCACCGCCAAGGCGCAGGAATCCATCGAACTTCTCCTGAAACTCGGCATGATCCGCAAGCAGGGGGGAGTGCTGGTGCGCACCGACACGCGCAACACCACCACGGGCGAAGCGGTGCAAGCCGTGCAGGTGGATCAATTCCACTCGTCCACCCTTCAATTGGCCGCCCGCTCCATCGAAGGAATCCCCCGTGAACAACGATCCTTGTCCAGCCTGACCATGTCGCTATCCCCCGAAGGACGCAAAAAAGTGGAAGCGGAAATCCTGCACTTTCGCAGAAAGATCCAAGCCATCGCCTCTTCCGATTCCGGAGAAAACGCCATCCACCACCTGGGAATCCAGCTGTTCCCGATGTCTCGGGAGATCTGA
- a CDS encoding ABC-F family ATP-binding cassette domain-containing protein, producing MIDLSNIRLSFGSRDIFQDVSLRVEDNERVALFGINGAGKSTLLKIISGQVKPDAGEIALGRGEIVGYLAQEAAEATADSGGTVFEYACSAFDELKRAHERCEEIEHRMTDGSATDEDYEEYGHLHDRLAVGGGWSFESEARTVLAGLGFQQSEQDRPLSSFSGGWRMRAALAQVLLRRPSILLLDEPTNHLDLESIMWLENHIKAMPASVLFITHDRSFVDNLAHRIVELELGRARTWPVPYTKFRADKALWLETLKNSYDRQQTDIAQTERFIQRFKATSTKSSAAMSRQKQLDKIERIELPPEVSRVALRFPTPPESGAYPYILRDVGKSYGDKVVLQGLEFSISRGEKVALVGINGAGKSTLLHLFSQKFPPTSGELGIGAKTEIGLFAQYDDLPDDELDRHIGDILYDAAPKGTLRTKVRTLLGNLLFSGDDADKPYRVLSGGEKARVRLGLLLLQPNNVLLLDEPTNHLDLATREAMVDALKAWPGTLVFVSHDRLFTRELAGRILAVGGGRVVDWPGTYEEYLAVAGDGDAPGLSHLADFDARRRQANAAPAQKKPEATKAKEPAASPKSPPASTEPQASSQNKPIDRDAQKEERRKKKRLEELEARIGKLDQDLSKLDETMAQPGFFDDYDKSAKALSERDRIVKEQEAAWAEVAALDS from the coding sequence ATGATCGACCTTTCCAACATTCGGCTTTCTTTCGGTTCGCGCGACATCTTCCAGGACGTTTCCCTGCGTGTGGAAGACAACGAACGCGTCGCGCTGTTCGGCATCAACGGCGCGGGCAAGTCCACTCTCCTCAAAATCATCTCCGGCCAGGTAAAGCCCGACGCGGGCGAGATCGCGCTGGGACGCGGCGAGATCGTGGGCTACCTCGCCCAGGAGGCGGCCGAGGCCACCGCCGACAGCGGCGGTACCGTGTTCGAATACGCTTGCAGCGCCTTCGATGAACTCAAGCGCGCCCACGAGCGTTGCGAGGAGATCGAGCACCGCATGACGGATGGCTCGGCCACCGACGAAGACTACGAGGAATACGGCCACCTGCATGATCGCCTGGCGGTGGGCGGCGGCTGGAGCTTCGAGAGCGAAGCCCGCACGGTGCTGGCGGGATTGGGCTTCCAGCAAAGCGAACAAGACCGGCCGCTCAGTTCGTTCTCCGGCGGCTGGCGCATGCGCGCCGCGTTGGCGCAGGTGCTGTTGCGCCGTCCTTCCATATTGCTTCTGGACGAGCCCACCAACCACTTGGACCTGGAAAGCATCATGTGGTTGGAAAACCACATCAAGGCCATGCCCGCAAGCGTCCTGTTCATCACCCACGATCGCTCGTTCGTGGACAACCTCGCCCACCGGATCGTGGAACTGGAATTGGGCCGAGCACGCACCTGGCCGGTTCCCTACACCAAGTTCCGCGCCGACAAGGCCCTGTGGCTGGAGACCCTCAAGAACTCCTACGATCGCCAGCAGACAGATATTGCCCAAACCGAACGGTTCATCCAGCGGTTCAAGGCGACCTCCACCAAGTCTTCCGCGGCCATGAGCCGCCAAAAGCAGCTGGACAAGATCGAACGCATCGAGCTTCCCCCCGAAGTGAGCCGGGTGGCCTTGCGCTTCCCCACCCCGCCGGAGAGCGGCGCCTACCCGTACATCCTGCGCGACGTGGGAAAAAGCTACGGCGACAAGGTGGTGCTCCAAGGACTGGAGTTTTCCATCTCACGCGGCGAGAAGGTCGCGCTGGTGGGCATCAACGGCGCGGGCAAGTCCACGCTGCTGCACCTGTTCTCGCAGAAGTTCCCTCCCACCTCGGGCGAGCTGGGGATCGGGGCGAAGACGGAAATTGGCCTGTTCGCGCAGTACGACGACCTCCCCGACGACGAGCTGGACCGCCATATCGGGGACATCCTCTACGACGCGGCCCCCAAGGGCACGCTGCGCACCAAGGTGCGCACCCTTCTGGGTAACCTGCTGTTTTCCGGTGACGACGCCGACAAGCCCTACCGCGTCCTTTCCGGTGGCGAAAAGGCGCGCGTGCGTCTGGGCCTTCTGTTGTTGCAGCCCAACAACGTGCTGTTGCTGGACGAGCCCACCAACCACTTGGATCTGGCCACCCGCGAAGCCATGGTGGACGCCCTCAAGGCCTGGCCCGGCACGCTGGTGTTCGTGAGCCACGACCGTCTGTTCACCCGTGAACTGGCCGGACGGATTTTGGCGGTCGGTGGAGGCCGCGTGGTGGACTGGCCCGGCACCTACGAGGAATATCTCGCGGTGGCCGGCGACGGCGACGCCCCCGGGCTTTCGCACCTGGCCGACTTCGACGCGCGCCGACGCCAAGCCAACGCGGCGCCGGCACAGAAGAAGCCCGAAGCCACGAAGGCCAAAGAGCCCGCCGCCTCGCCCAAGAGCCCCCCTGCGAGCACGGAGCCCCAAGCCTCGTCGCAGAACAAGCCGATCGACCGCGATGCCCAGAAGGAAGAGCGCCGCAAGAAAAAGCGCCTGGAAGAGCTGGAAGCGCGCATCGGAAAGCTCGACCAGGATCTTTCGAAGCTGGATGAAACCATGGCCCAGCCAGGATTTTTCGACGACTACGACAAATCGGCCAAGGCTCTGTCCGAACGCGATCGGATCGTGAAGGAACAGGAAGCAGCCTGGGCGGAAGTGGCTGCTCTCGACAGCTGA
- a CDS encoding Ig-like domain-containing protein, with protein sequence MSRLLSFAILLSTALLGCADTPSSQGPSTETSGISARILDSNGTALAGIGVRVVAQEAFWRRLLASGATPQLARGTTDAEGRIRFEITSRDRVMLELDDTLHAARLEAMPGSDTVRELHATRGSQLKIHASAPSETISQLWLAGTGYRGAPQGDGSWLLRGVLRGTYSVAALTDSGITLLGQVRVDAPSLDTTLVAETDSVLLEDFSQPPTRNRYGPMLGGGWWYTVTDADAGGKSATDPARPSDAWSPCADGYCLDMGFSLDATRPIRYALVGMDLDASLQVLDTARHADLSKITSIRFRAAGGGNMLFQLAVRIPSGGYTACHTPLSLSSTLSTIDIPIASLTCDSADADFRHVFGMTWTATSNGRLLLGRVSLIGAGPRSVFRGLSAP encoded by the coding sequence ATGAGTCGCCTCCTGTCCTTCGCGATCCTGTTGTCCACCGCTCTTTTGGGCTGCGCAGACACACCCTCCTCGCAAGGACCCAGCACGGAAACCTCCGGAATCTCGGCACGGATCCTCGACTCCAACGGCACGGCCCTCGCGGGGATCGGCGTGCGCGTGGTGGCCCAGGAGGCGTTCTGGCGCAGGTTGTTGGCCTCCGGCGCAACCCCGCAACTGGCCCGGGGCACGACGGACGCCGAGGGAAGGATCCGCTTCGAGATCACCAGTCGGGATCGGGTGATGCTGGAGCTCGACGACACCCTGCACGCGGCGCGACTGGAAGCGATGCCAGGTTCCGACACCGTGCGGGAGCTTCACGCCACCCGAGGAAGCCAGCTGAAGATCCACGCCAGCGCCCCGTCGGAAACCATCTCCCAGCTTTGGCTCGCGGGCACCGGGTACCGCGGCGCACCGCAAGGCGATGGTTCCTGGCTGTTGCGCGGCGTGTTGCGCGGGACCTACTCCGTGGCGGCATTGACAGATTCTGGCATAACATTGCTGGGCCAGGTCCGTGTGGACGCCCCTAGCCTGGACACCACACTGGTGGCGGAAACCGACTCGGTCCTGCTGGAGGACTTTTCCCAGCCACCCACACGCAACCGCTACGGACCCATGCTGGGCGGTGGATGGTGGTACACGGTCACCGACGCGGATGCCGGAGGGAAATCCGCCACAGACCCCGCCCGGCCCAGCGACGCGTGGAGCCCCTGTGCGGACGGATACTGCCTGGACATGGGGTTTTCCCTGGATGCGACGCGTCCGATCCGCTACGCGTTGGTCGGAATGGATCTGGATGCGAGCCTGCAGGTGCTCGACACGGCCCGACACGCCGATCTCTCGAAGATCACCAGCATCCGGTTCCGCGCGGCGGGGGGCGGAAACATGCTCTTCCAACTGGCCGTGCGCATCCCCTCGGGAGGGTACACCGCCTGCCACACGCCGCTTTCCCTCTCCTCCACCCTTTCCACCATCGATATTCCGATCGCGTCGCTCACCTGCGATTCGGCCGACGCCGATTTCCGGCACGTCTTCGGGATGACCTGGACGGCCACCAGCAACGGACGCTTGTTGTTGGGGCGCGTCTCCCTGATCGGCGCGGGTCCGCGCTCGGTGTTCCGCGGACTCTCCGCCCCCTGA
- a CDS encoding ATP-binding protein — translation MALRKLPIGIQDFPRLRQEGYLYVDKTAFVHKLATEGSVYFLSRPRRFGKSLLLSTIGAYFEGRKDLFTGLAIERMEQDWIEYPVLRLDLNAEKYDSVEALRSILNRHLESWERRYPGGPSDRSAAERFLGVIERAHEQTGKRVVVLVDEYDKPLLQTIGKKELHEEYKNVLKAFYGVLKSADAHLKFVLLTGVTKFGQVSVFSDLNQLTDLSTEAAFADVCGITEDELVEAFRPELDKLATVQKLPLDATLDEVRRMYNGYRFHPSGPSVFNPFSTLNLLRTCEFRDFWFQTGTPTFLVELLKQADSDVRELDGIEVAASEFSDYRLDADRPLPVIYQSGYLTIQSYSPRRKLYTLGYPNAEVRNGFLTFLLPMFTGADKGRGGFHISKFSEELESGDVDAFLTRLRCFFEKIPYDLNDQTERHYQVVFYLVFTLLGQFLQTELKSANGRADAVVRTDTHVFVFEFKLNGTAEQALAQIDDRGYAVAWQADARQVVKVGVEFDRATRNLGRWVIDGI, via the coding sequence ATGGCCCTTCGCAAGCTGCCCATCGGGATCCAGGACTTCCCCCGCCTCCGGCAGGAAGGGTACCTGTATGTGGACAAGACCGCGTTCGTCCACAAGTTGGCGACGGAGGGAAGCGTCTACTTCCTCTCGCGTCCGCGTCGGTTCGGGAAGAGCCTGTTGCTTTCCACGATCGGGGCGTATTTCGAAGGGCGCAAGGATCTGTTCACGGGACTGGCCATCGAACGGATGGAACAGGACTGGATCGAATATCCGGTGCTGCGGCTGGATTTGAACGCCGAGAAGTACGACAGCGTCGAAGCGTTGCGATCGATCTTGAATCGGCATCTTGAGAGCTGGGAGCGCCGCTATCCCGGTGGACCATCGGATCGATCGGCAGCGGAACGCTTTCTGGGTGTGATCGAACGCGCCCACGAGCAGACGGGCAAGCGAGTTGTCGTACTCGTGGATGAATATGACAAGCCCTTGCTTCAGACCATTGGCAAAAAGGAACTTCACGAGGAGTACAAGAACGTCCTCAAGGCCTTCTACGGTGTTTTGAAGAGCGCCGACGCGCATTTGAAGTTCGTGCTTCTGACTGGAGTGACAAAATTTGGTCAGGTGAGTGTATTCAGCGACCTGAATCAATTGACGGACCTCTCCACCGAAGCCGCGTTTGCGGACGTGTGCGGCATCACCGAAGACGAACTGGTAGAGGCGTTCCGCCCCGAACTGGACAAGCTCGCGACTGTACAGAAGCTCCCCTTGGATGCCACCTTGGACGAAGTGCGCCGGATGTACAACGGCTATCGCTTCCATCCATCGGGACCAAGCGTATTCAATCCGTTCAGCACGCTCAATCTCCTACGCACCTGCGAGTTCCGCGATTTCTGGTTCCAGACCGGCACTCCCACCTTCCTGGTGGAGTTGCTCAAGCAGGCCGATAGCGATGTGCGGGAATTGGACGGGATCGAGGTGGCCGCATCGGAATTTTCCGATTACCGGTTGGACGCCGACCGCCCACTGCCCGTGATCTACCAGAGCGGGTACCTGACCATCCAGAGCTACAGCCCGCGTCGGAAGCTCTACACGCTTGGCTACCCCAACGCGGAAGTCCGCAACGGTTTCCTGACGTTCCTGCTGCCGATGTTCACCGGTGCCGACAAAGGGCGTGGCGGCTTCCACATCAGCAAGTTCAGCGAGGAACTGGAATCGGGCGACGTGGACGCCTTCTTGACGCGATTGCGGTGCTTTTTCGAGAAGATCCCCTACGACCTGAACGACCAGACGGAACGGCACTACCAGGTGGTCTTCTACCTGGTGTTCACCCTGCTGGGACAATTTCTGCAAACCGAGCTGAAGTCGGCCAACGGCCGCGCCGACGCGGTGGTCCGCACCGACACGCATGTGTTCGTGTTCGAGTTCAAGCTCAACGGCACCGCCGAGCAGGCGTTGGCCCAGATCGACGATCGCGGCTACGCCGTGGCGTGGCAGGCCGACGCTCGGCAGGTGGTGAAGGTGGGCGTGGAGTTCGACCGCGCGACGCGAAATCTCGGGCGGTGGGTGATCGACGGGATTTGA